The sequence below is a genomic window from Prinia subflava isolate CZ2003 ecotype Zambia chromosome 26, Cam_Psub_1.2, whole genome shotgun sequence.
GCATTTTTGCCATGAAGTGTCTGATTGATTGCTGGGGGTGATCTGAACCCCCATGACTGTTGGGGCTGATCTGAACCCCCATGACTGCTGGGGGTGATCTGAAGCCCCATCTCTGTCCTCCCCAGGTATTTCCTGCTCACCCGCACTGACTCTGACTCCCGGGCCCTGGCCAGCAAAGCCTTCACAGGCTTCATCGTGGAGGCCGACAGCCCTGGGATCCAGACTGGCAGGAAAGTGATCATCAGGAATTCTCGCTCCTTCCTGAACCAATAACACGATGAATTGTCCTGAAAGGAAAATGGCTGAACCTTGTCAGGGCTCACAGACAGGGGTATTGGAATTCCCACAGTGCCCAGAAACTGCTCATAAGACACATGAACAGTTTATATATTATacatagaatagaatagaatagaatacttaataatattaatataatataattaataaatatataatgcataattatattaatacacaattatatataattatattttatatttttatgtattatatataaatatatattacatatgATATGTgataattatatattataataacATATATAATGATATAATgtaattatattaataatataatatacAAACATATATAATGTAAAAAATATAcaatttattaaattatatatGTGTATTATATGTAAgataattataaaatatataattatgtgTAATAATTAGATATAAAACCAATAGAATTATAATTGTATGCATTCAGATAAAGAATTTCTCAGAAGGGCCTAGAGCAGATCATTTTGCCCAGCTGCAAAAGAACCTTTAAGAACATAGAATTGCCAAGGATGTCCAAGGGGAGTGAAGGTGTTGGCAGAACTTTGCCCAAAACCACCCAATTTGCTGCaatttcagctgctcctgcctaAGTAAGGCACCATGGAGGCcctgattttctctctctttgcttACATTTGGAACCTGAAGACCTGATTTATTTATGAATTTGCCTtttggcagcacagctgggtctCGCAGCTGCTGCAAGTGGGTTCTTGACTGTTTTCTCTCCCATGTGAGAGGATAGAATTGAATTATATGTAGAATTGAATCCTCCAGAGGATAAATTGAACCAGAAAAGATTAAAGGAGGGATTCCAGCCCCAGAATTGATCTCCCACATGGAGGCAGTGACCTGCTCAGGTGTGACAGGCCAGGGGCTTACTGGGGTGTTCAGTCCAAACTTGTATTTCTTGTCTCTGGTGAGTTTTAGCTAAAACTAAAGTGGCTTTTTAAGGTTAAAAAAAGCTTCCTTTATTCTTTAAGTGAACTGAAGGATGGAATTGGTTGTACCTTGAAAAATTCAGTGTCACCTCCTGTTGCTAGGAGCTGAACATGGGCCAGCGCTGCTCAGACACACACGGGATCGTCTTTGAGGACATGCAAGTCCCCAAGGAGAGCATGCTGATTGCGGAGGGCGCCAGCTGCAAGATCACTATGGGCGCCTTTGACAAGACCCGGCCCCCGGTGAGTGCCAGGAATGGGCTATCCACAAAACAAGCAAGGGATTTCTGCTGCTCACCCCGCTCTGTGCCCACCCAGATGGTGGTGGGGGCCGTGGGGCTGGTGAGGTGAGCGCTGGATGAGGTCACAAGGTACGCGCTGGAGAGGAAAAGCTTCAGGAAGCCCATCGTGGAGGTGCGCTTCGAGTTACACACAGGAAAGTCTGATCCAACAGCTCCACAGAACTCCCTGAACAAACCTCGCAAGTGCATTGAATTTGTAGATTAAGAAATTAagataaaattatatattgGGGAAGATTTACTCTCAGAAAGGCCTGGCTCTGGAGGAGTCCCCGTCCTGGTGGCTCTTGGTGACGCAAgccacagcccttccccagcgAACCTCAGGCTAACCCGACCACCCTGTGGCCCACAGCTCTAGAGAGAGTGGAGCTGCTGAGGTAGTGAAGAAGCGCAGCCCAATGTTATACGGCGTCTAGAGATGTGGcaaagaaagagagggagacTTCTGTCTGCACTAACCAGATGAGTTTATTTGTGGTGGGAGACAGGACGAAAAGCCCCCAGCACGAACTGAGCTGGGACTTACAAACGAGGGTGGTACAAGAGGAGGGGTAAGGACAAGAACCAATCAAAATACAAACCGGCAGAGCATGACACAAACTTGGGTAAATTGGGGCTCTTTGGGGGAGGAAACTTCACGGGAGTACCAACGAGGGGCCAAACTCAGGGGAAACTTCTAGAACTTGGGGAAAGGCTTCAGGGGATTGAAAGGTAAAGGGATGgtctgggactgggactgacAAGAGGGGGGAGGAGAAAACTTGGGAAAAACCAACTCAATAGGGGAGACCAGAACGGTTCATTCAAATTAAAGAACCCACTGCCACACTTAGGGACACAGGTCAGTGATGACCATGATGGTGCTGGGGCGAGGCTTGGCCTCGATGACCTTAACGGTCTTGTCCAACCCAAATGATTTCGTGATCCCAAGCAGAAGGCTCCTTCTCCTGCGGTATCACAATCCTCTGGGGCTCACCCCACGGATCTCCAATCCCCCAGCACCAGGCTGTGGCATTCCTGCTGGCAGAGATGGCCATGAAGGTGGAGCTGGCCCGGCTGGGGTACCAGCGAGCGGCCTGGGAGGTGGATGCCGACCGCAGCAACACCTTCTACGCCTCCATCGCCAAGGCCTTCACTGAGGACGTCGCCAACCAGGTGGCCACTGATGTTGTGCAGATCTTTGGGGGCAACGGCTTCAACACAGAATATCCCGTGGAGAAGCTCATGAGGGATGCCATGACAAAATCTATCAGGTGAGCAGGACATCTCCATGCCAATGCGGGCACTCAATACAAAGTAATTATTTGCTGATTAATTGCGATCAGGATGGGCACAAGATAAAATGATTTGGAGGCAGAAAGGCATTAATTCAGGGAAGTTCTCAACTTACTGCTCGCTGGGCAGGTGATTTGGCTGAGATGTCACCAGCACTGAGGCCCATggattaattaattagcattaTTTAccccctgtgtgctgcagaaacAGCCATGGGGCACAGCCCATGGTGATTCACTTcttcagatatttatttattggttTCTCTTCCAAAAGAACAACGCATGGTcatatttcctcattttcagcCCACAGACATCCCTAATCCCCAGTGTTTTTTCTGTAGTGTTATTTCCAAGAACTTAATCCGTGCCAGAATTCATCTGTTGGTTCAAGTTTGTTATTCAGTGAGAATGATTAAATTTCATTAGGAAACCCAACGACCTTcaccttttccctctttcccacaTTAACCATGACTGGCTGGAACTGATCCAAACAGGTCTCAGGGAACACATGTGTACCCTGACCTGTCAGTAAGGGACCATAGCTGCTGAGATTCCTGGTGGCTGACATTCCTTTTACAGCTGACGTTAAAATTCCAACTGTTCTCACCAGCCAGGAATTTTTCCGTCTCCAAGGACAGAAAACAGATGTTTGGAACTGAAAAGTTCTCAGTCTGGATTTCAGTCCTGCCAGGGAGGAACTGAACAAGACTTTGTCAGAATCAGGCTCCTTTCCcgttttggggcttttttccaCCAAGATCCTCCATCATACAGCTCCATCATCAATGCATGGCCAGGCATGCTGAGGTTTTGAAATTGCTCAATTTACACTGATTTAGTGTGAAATTTGGGGGTGTTTTTCCTGTCCCGCTCCATCCCTGCAAGAACTTAGGAAAGGGCTTGGACCTTACAATTGCAGCAGCTTTACTTGGAGAAGCTTTGTGCAGTTTGGGGAATATTATCTGATTTTTTGACTGCAGACAAAGTGGTTTTGCAGGTATGGGAGTGGTTTGCCAGACAATTTCAGGCATGATTGGGAGCTGAAATactaaaatccccaaattctgcTGTCCTGGAGCCACCCTGGGCTCTGTTTGGGggatccctggatccctcctgCACTGAACACACACCTGGATGTGCTTATTGCCTCTATGGGTCATTGTCACACTAATTTTTCGAAGTTTTGCCTCTTCCTGCCCCCTGGCTTGGTGCAGGGAGGGGTCACAGGTGTGCAGACTCTGGTCAAacacctttcccagctgctggctcacctgtctctggttttccctgcagatctaccagggcacagcacagatccAGCGAGTGATCATTGCCCGTGAGCACCTGGGCAGGTACAAGTCCTGAGGGATGCCCCAGTTCTAGGCCTGCTATTCCAGGGAAAGGGATTGTGCTGCATTTCTCCATCAGAATAACATGGGAAAATCCCTTTTCCATCCAACTCCTGTTCTTGTgcctgacccagcacaggctctgggaCCCCATCCATGCCCTGAGCTCATCCCACTGACTGATCATCCCAAACATCCCTAAACCCCACACAGATCTTAGCGCTCTTTCCAAATCTCCCTTTGACTTTCAGCAGCAAAGGAGACaaaacccttccccagcaaaCCTGGATGAGCAAACCTGATGGTCGGATTTGGGctgtttccatgtttttaatgGCACCAATCCACTCGCTTTGTTTATTCCTGGGGCTTAGGTGATGGCAACTGGATCAGCCTCAGGGAACTTAAAAACCCCTGacttttcctcctgtggaagggcccagctggctgtggcacttAGGCTCCAGGGCCCCAGTTCCcaaagaaaagaacagggcatatgcctttattaatattcagctctttattataGTGATCAGCCCTtaattaaagtcatcagcaggattgtaGAGTCCAACAGGAGTTTTTCACGCTGCTGTGGcaatctgaaggagcaggtacTGTTGCAGTTCATCACTCAGGTACCCCCAGTAGGTGCCGAGTACCTTGTCTCCACAAGAACACCTaaaagctctctctggtcaaccatcagaggGCAGAGCAGTTGGAGTCTGTCACTGGAGTACAGACTCAGCTCCTTACCTTCAGGGAAAAACGTCCAGactttcctcttctctgtgtCTGTCACTTGAGCTGGTTCCCATgccattcagactcctcagaggtcatggtgagtcttcaaactaggccagggggtgcgtccactccttcctcggccagggcaccatctaattctcctctgatgcatctagcttcatgtcttggggtgcagttcctctaAAAAAGCTCttccaggattcacagggtctgttttatttgcatatacatatgcatatgcatttgtcctggaCGCAGAAGAgggtatccctgctgaaaaggtagttacagcaaACAATGACAGGGTGATCTAGACAggagccgctccttttcacattttcatgaggtaggagaatgccacagggcagcttccccTCATCCTCAgacttgctggggtgtggggctaCATCTCGCCTAGCTGGGAGGGGGTCAGCGGCTCCTtaggaacagcagcatcaccccagctatggggttctctgcaaaaaggaaaagcccccatttttctaaaaggctgggtgacggcacaaattgggaggagggggttgcATTTTGAGTATTTAgaaactcttttaatatgctaatgaGATTTGGGCAGCGCAGAGGATTTCCCTGGAAAAAGGCTGTCCTGGAGTCCCTGCCAGGGCCCAATAAATGCTGTTGGTGTTGATGCGCTGATCCCACACTCCTCACATGCTCTGCTGGGATCCAATGCCATGTGCCGGTCCCAGCATGGGACGGGCTTGTGGGTGGGACTGGGGTGGGCTGGGAATGGACAGGGAAGGATGGAATGAGGCTGGAAGTGGATGGGGACTGTGCAGAGAAGCCACACTACAAAAAGCCAATGTCCACCAAGGAAACAGAGGAGTCTTGCAACTTGATTCGAATAAAAGGAGAGAGTCCACTGAGGGATCTCTCTCGAGGCTTTGGATGGTGCAGGCTCTTTTTATTCTAAACTCCCCATCGCATGTtgccctctccctttccccactGCCTCAGGTACCAGGAAGGTACGGCCTTCCCGAGCCGCCTGCCACATATTCCCCCCTTGAACGTGTGTCACCATCTTCCCCTGAAGTTCAGGAGTTGAGGCTGTCTGGGTTCTTTGGGTCCACCAGAAGTTCAGACCGGCTGCAACACACTGTACGCGGACCCGTTTTTGCTGTAACCCTGCAGTTCAGGAGCTCAAACTGTCTGGGTCAAGCCGCCTCCGTTCTGTAACAAACTTGCCCGGGTGGGTGTTCATGCAAACATGAAGACCCATTCAGAAGACATTAACACCCATTTCTGTGACAAGAGCCCCACACCCATTCTTTCCACATCGAGCCTTTTGTGAATCCTTTAGCACTCATTTTTCCCATCAGGAGGAAAGCGACTGGGATGGGGATGCAGGCAGTGTGGATGGAGTCGGCTGGGGTGGAGAAGGTGCCAtgggctggaggggacagaggCGGGTGGATGGGGACGGTGTGTACACGGAGGGCGGTAAAGGGGGAGGGAGGCGGATGGGATGAGGATGAACGAGCAGAGGGGCGGAGGGGAGGCGCTGGAGgtgggtggggaggagggaggtggaGGCGGAGGCGGGCGGATCCCGGCGGCAGCTCCTCCTGCGGGAGGATGGCCCTGGGAGCGGCaccggcggcgggagcggccgcgtGGTGCGGGACGGGCCCGGGGACAGGGGGGGATCCCGGGGAGAGGAGGGGCTCACGGGCACAGGAGGGGATCCCGGGAGGAAGGTGGGGATGccggggacaggaggggatcccggggacgggacgggatCCCGGGAGGGTCGCGGGGCGTCTCGTTGCCGGCAGGGGCCCCGGGCGAGGAgcggcgggagccgcgggcaCGGAGCTCCCCGAGCACGGAGcccccgggcagagcccccgagggtggcggtgccggggctgtggcaggggccG
It includes:
- the LOC134562114 gene encoding medium-chain specific acyl-CoA dehydrogenase, mitochondrial-like yields the protein MNCPERKMAEPCQGSQTGELNMGQRCSDTHGIVFEDMQVPKESMLIAEGASCKITMGAFDKTRPPHQAVAFLLAEMAMKVELARLGYQRAAWEVDADRSNTFYASIAKAFTEDVANQVATDVVQIFGGNGFNTEYPVEKLMRDAMTKSIRSPVQPGTFWPAQIYDPAFCRVLRAAGPGGV